In Fusobacterium sp. DD2, the following are encoded in one genomic region:
- a CDS encoding MATE family efflux transporter has product MNLKRVWRRNKVVFAAIMTIALPAIADLFAQTLLGFFDMLMVSRLGPVAISSVGIGNAPMNAVMPIFFAVSIGTTALVSRAFGSNNREEGQLAMSQSLLLAIPISIVITLLLFIFNNQILGLVGRADDMNLQLTKDYYNSVLLGMPFLCFNVIFFAAYRSVSKANIPMVANIANVFINIFLNYIMIFTFGWGVFGAGLATTVSRGIVTLFFVYITLFTDRFWVSIPVSALKIRDKKMARRILKVGIPAAVEQGVFRIGMLIFEMMVISLGTMAYTAHKIALTAEAFSYNMGFGFAVAGTALVGQQLGRGSAKDAYRDGVATTNLAIALMSIFGLLFFIIPGTITKMFTKEAEILYMATIALRLVSICQPFQAVSMVLSGCLRGAGDTRAVLWITIIGMYLIRIPITYFFLYKLHTGLAGAWIVMTIDLAFRSIACYVVFKKGKWSYVTV; this is encoded by the coding sequence ATGAATTTGAAGAGGGTGTGGAGGAGGAACAAGGTTGTTTTTGCAGCAATAATGACTATAGCATTACCTGCAATAGCAGATTTATTTGCTCAAACTTTACTGGGATTTTTTGATATGCTAATGGTAAGTAGATTAGGTCCTGTGGCCATAAGTTCCGTGGGGATTGGTAATGCTCCTATGAATGCAGTGATGCCGATATTCTTTGCAGTAAGTATTGGTACTACAGCACTTGTGAGTAGGGCATTTGGTTCCAATAACAGGGAAGAGGGACAGCTTGCAATGTCACAGTCACTATTGCTTGCAATACCTATTTCCATTGTGATAACACTGCTTTTATTTATTTTTAACAATCAGATATTGGGCTTGGTTGGAAGAGCTGATGATATGAACCTGCAGCTTACAAAGGATTATTATAACAGTGTATTATTAGGAATGCCATTTCTATGTTTTAATGTTATATTCTTTGCTGCATACAGGTCAGTTTCAAAAGCTAATATTCCAATGGTGGCAAATATAGCAAATGTATTTATAAATATATTTTTAAACTATATTATGATTTTTACATTTGGATGGGGTGTATTTGGAGCAGGACTTGCTACAACTGTATCTCGTGGAATTGTAACACTGTTTTTTGTATATATAACACTTTTTACAGACAGATTCTGGGTCTCTATACCTGTCAGTGCACTTAAGATAAGAGATAAAAAAATGGCCAGAAGAATATTGAAAGTAGGTATACCAGCTGCAGTTGAACAGGGTGTATTCAGAATAGGTATGCTCATATTTGAAATGATGGTTATCTCTTTAGGCACAATGGCTTATACAGCACATAAAATTGCACTTACAGCAGAAGCATTCTCCTATAATATGGGATTTGGATTTGCTGTTGCTGGTACTGCATTAGTAGGTCAGCAGCTAGGTAGAGGCTCTGCAAAGGATGCTTACCGTGATGGTGTTGCTACTACAAATCTTGCAATAGCACTTATGTCAATATTTGGTCTTCTCTTCTTTATAATTCCTGGTACAATTACCAAGATGTTTACCAAGGAAGCTGAGATACTTTATATGGCAACAATTGCTTTAAGACTTGTATCAATATGTCAGCCATTCCAGGCAGTATCAATGGTATTAAGTGGATGTTTAAGAGGTGCTGGAGATACAAGAGCAGTACTGTGGATTACAATAATAGGAATGTACCTTATAAGAATACCAATAACTTACTTTTTCCTATATAAGCTGCATACAGGACTTGCTGGAGCATGGATTGTTATGACTATTGACCTGGCATTTAGAAGTATAGCATGTTATGTAGTATTCAAAAAAGGAAAATGGAGTTATGTAACAGTATAG
- a CDS encoding DMT family transporter translates to MRNTKNQLSSLFFVLFMGCGYPLIRFISSVFNPVNINAIMFLSGGTLFLLMSLIRFRDQFPILISNKNIIPRLFILAGCTAANMYCFVAGMSRTSALAGSIFGLLSMPFSILMAAIFYTDEREKVKHFTFIAGSILAIIGSLIFIFSGSHHSNHSSEFLLGILLLAGTVVVQAIQALVVKGTTREVHSAVISSTTSLITGAFYLILSIVTGHISEILNAPFSKIAMVSGTGMYANFVGMVLTFYIIQKQGVVVLSVLKFLIPPATAIIGYLLLKENVLPLQIVGGLGVLGGCLLALRSNINKN, encoded by the coding sequence ATGAGAAACACAAAAAATCAACTTTCATCACTTTTTTTCGTACTATTTATGGGATGTGGATATCCTTTAATTCGTTTTATAAGTTCAGTTTTTAATCCTGTAAATATTAACGCAATAATGTTTTTATCAGGGGGAACACTTTTCTTACTTATGAGTCTTATAAGATTCAGGGACCAATTCCCTATTCTTATATCAAATAAAAACATCATACCTAGATTGTTTATTTTGGCAGGTTGTACAGCTGCTAATATGTACTGCTTCGTAGCAGGTATGAGCCGTACTTCAGCTTTAGCTGGAAGTATATTTGGACTTTTAAGTATGCCTTTTTCAATACTTATGGCTGCAATATTCTATACAGATGAGAGAGAAAAAGTTAAACATTTTACTTTTATAGCTGGGTCTATTTTAGCAATCATAGGTTCACTTATATTTATCTTCAGTGGAAGCCATCACAGCAACCACAGCTCTGAATTTCTACTTGGAATCCTGCTTCTTGCTGGTACAGTTGTAGTACAGGCTATTCAGGCATTAGTTGTAAAAGGAACTACAAGAGAGGTTCACTCTGCAGTAATAAGCAGTACTACTTCACTTATTACTGGAGCATTTTATCTGATACTTTCAATTGTAACTGGTCATATAAGTGAGATATTAAATGCACCATTTAGTAAAATTGCAATGGTTTCAGGTACAGGAATGTATGCAAACTTTGTTGGAATGGTTTTAACTTTCTATATCATTCAAAAACAGGGAGTAGTTGTGTTAAGTGTACTTAAATTTTTAATTCCACCAGCTACTGCAATTATTGGATACCTTCTTTTGAAAGAAAATGTTTTACCTTTACAAATTGTTGGAGGTCTAGGAGTATTGGGAGGTTGTCTTCTTGCTTTGAGAAGTAATATCAACAAAAATTAA
- a CDS encoding hemolysin family protein, translating into MSLILKIFCIVILIGISMFLSISEISLASARNIKLQILEDEGNKNATKVMKIQENSGNFFTAVQIGINAVSILGGIIGNNIVGPYVVDFIDAFIPTLGTKAVFIGNLTSFILITALFIQFADLIPKRVAMIAPEKIAVTVVVPMMILIKAAKPLIFIFNGIANLIFKMFNIPLTREESITYDDIFAMVDAGAEAGVVQKKEHSLIENIFELESRWVSSIMTTRDNIVYLTVSEGEESIRKKIAEEPHSKFLVCENDIDSILGYVSSKNILPRIVKGELNSLADIKDIYNRNLLVIPNTLTLSEALDRFNEVRDDFAIVLNEYGLVVGLVTLNDVINTLMGDIVYQEQEEQIISRGEGSWLIDGSTPIEDVKKVLDDIEKFPEEDTYETIAGFMMYMLKTIPKKAAKVEFENYSFEVVDVDRFKIDQLLVTKKNKVNNTEVHQG; encoded by the coding sequence ATGAGTTTGATACTAAAAATATTTTGTATTGTGATTTTAATTGGCATCAGTATGTTTCTGTCAATAAGTGAGATATCTCTCGCTTCTGCAAGAAATATAAAACTTCAGATTTTAGAGGATGAGGGGAATAAAAATGCCACTAAGGTAATGAAGATTCAGGAAAATTCAGGAAACTTTTTTACAGCTGTTCAGATAGGAATCAACGCTGTTTCAATCTTAGGTGGTATTATTGGAAATAATATTGTTGGGCCGTATGTAGTGGATTTTATAGATGCTTTTATTCCAACTTTAGGGACAAAAGCTGTATTTATTGGTAATTTGACATCATTTATTCTGATTACTGCACTATTTATTCAATTTGCAGATTTGATACCTAAAAGGGTAGCTATGATTGCACCTGAAAAAATAGCTGTAACAGTGGTGGTACCAATGATGATACTTATTAAAGCAGCTAAACCTTTGATATTTATATTCAATGGAATTGCAAATCTTATCTTTAAAATGTTTAATATCCCTCTTACAAGGGAGGAGAGCATAACCTATGACGATATATTTGCAATGGTTGATGCTGGAGCTGAGGCTGGAGTGGTTCAGAAAAAAGAACACTCTTTAATTGAAAATATTTTTGAGCTTGAGTCAAGATGGGTTTCCTCCATTATGACCACTAGAGACAATATTGTATATCTGACTGTATCAGAGGGAGAGGAAAGTATCAGAAAGAAAATAGCTGAAGAGCCACATTCTAAGTTTTTGGTGTGTGAAAATGATATTGACTCAATCCTTGGATATGTGAGTTCGAAAAATATCCTTCCTCGTATAGTTAAAGGTGAATTAAATAGCCTTGCAGATATAAAGGATATCTATAATAGAAATCTTTTAGTTATCCCTAATACTCTTACTCTTTCTGAGGCTTTAGACAGATTTAATGAGGTTAGAGATGACTTTGCAATAGTTCTAAATGAATATGGTCTCGTAGTGGGGCTTGTGACCTTAAATGACGTTATTAATACTCTGATGGGAGATATAGTATACCAGGAGCAGGAAGAGCAGATAATATCACGTGGAGAGGGCTCTTGGCTTATTGATGGTTCTACTCCTATTGAAGATGTTAAAAAGGTTTTAGATGATATTGAAAAGTTCCCTGAAGAGGATACTTATGAGACAATTGCAGGTTTTATGATGTATATGCTTAAGACAATACCTAAAAAAGCTGCAAAAGTTGAATTTGAAAATTATAGTTTTGAAGTTGTAGATGTTGATAGATTCAAGATTGACCAGCTGTTAGTTACAAAGAAAAATAAAGTAAACAATACAGAGGTTCATCAAGGTTAA